The Babylonia areolata isolate BAREFJ2019XMU chromosome 24, ASM4173473v1, whole genome shotgun sequence genomic interval CTATGATGCTACCTACAAAGTATTACTATTCTGCTAAGGGTGTTCTGACTTAATGAAAGATGCATGTTCAATGCTCTACTATGTGATtttttgtggtgatgtgttcgtGCACCCGcagttgattgttttgtttatttgtttgtttgtttatttgttttttgacgTAGCGATTTGAGCTCCTGTAAATTGAACATTACTCATTCGTTTCCTATAGTGATAGATGATAGTTAATCAGTGTAGAGGAGCTATGTTGAATAGAAGGGGTGAGTTAAATTGTGAATTGGGGGGAAACTGAATGTTATATGTAATCCTGTGGGGAGACGATATTTGCTTCTTTAATGTAAGACAACACATTAAGGGCAGTATGTTGCATGGTTTGGTGAGTTCATCACAGTTTGTTCAGAACTTAGTAGAaatcaatttgttttgttttttatttggtgGTGTGATGCGTTTGTGGCCCTCTGCAAAAACAGTGAAAATTTACCCAACTGGATCCAATAATTTCATTGTGCTAAGACTTGTTTGGATCAATTGACGCTAAGAGGCGCTAACTGCATAGTTATGGATTGCAAAACATTATGAAGCAAAGCAAATACGATGACAATCCAAATGCTGATGTTATGTTGAGGAGGCTGTGACCAGACTGCACGTGCAAGACAGTGCCGTTTTGTGTGTATGCTCAGTGCTGCAAAGCAATGATCTTCCTCAGCAGGCTCACGTTTGGATGTCTGGTCACATGCTCTGGGGCTGAGTGATGAAACCACATGTGCAggtgtaacggtgtgtgtgtgcgtgtgttcttttatttaacatcttttcactttgagtgatattagacgtgtcatgtgtgtgtgtgtgtgtgtgtgtgtgtgtgtgtgtgtgtgtgtgtgttctttaaactaacgtcttttcactttaagtgatattagacgtgtcatgtgtgtgtgtgtgtgtgtgtgtgtgtgtgtgtgtgttctttaatttaacgtcttttcactttaagtggtattatacgtgtcatgtgtgtgtgtgtgtgtgtgtgtgtgtgtgtgtgtgtgtgtgtgtgtgtgtgttctttaatttaacgtcttttcactttaagtgatattagacgtgtcatgtgtgtgtgtgtgtgtgtgtgtgtgtgtgtgtgtgtgtgtgtgtgtgtgtgctattctaCTGTCTTTCTTCGTTGAGGCCTTGGTAATTTTATCTCTGATCTGACTGGTATGATGATTTTGGTAATTCAAACCACTAATTGTATAATACCGTACTTAGCGAACATTGACTGGGTCGTTTGATGAACTATGCCGACgggagacagataaacaaagaagagcttgtaagaggtagactaaaagaatcttggtaaaagtcgacttacatgagataaaagaggcaacgtgtcaagccacaggctcttcttcagacaaATGTTTCTCTATCATGACGCTATTCAAAATGACGTCATTAGGCGAGACGTCATCATCAGGTTTATGCGTGGCTTGTCCCATCTAAGCCTGGAAGACCACTGCCTTCACTCTGTGGTATTGTCCAGTTGAGGCGAGGGTACCAAGGCGGGCAATGACAGAGGACTCCATGAAACGCCGGTACAGGCCCTTGGATTGGTTCTGGCAGAAAGGTGCAGTTCTCACATGGGCAAAACTGTGAAGAGGGCTGTTGAAATGGGTGCCCACTGGTGTAGTCAAGGTGCATGGAGCGCAGGTGTTCAGTGAAGTACTCTTTCAGGCTGCAGTATGTTTCAACTTTTTTATCGCCCACAAAGAGGAGCTTGTTTTAGTCTCCCTTTAGCGCTGAGAAACAGCCAAAGAAAAACCGAGCAAACGGATCTCAGCCTGTCAGACCTTGTgggtcggaggagggggaggatatgATGGTTGATGaccaagagaaggagagaaaagaacaggtgggggaggggaacggGAGAGGTGTTACCAGTGGATGTCACTGCCATCCATGAGAGAGTTCTCATCAGTGTCAGGGGAACGCTGGGAGCCTGCAAGagcaaaggaagggagggaggagagacggTTGCACCAATCGAGAAGCTCATCCCGCTCATGGCTATTGCTGTATCAGTGGCTATTGGTGAGACGCCGAAAATGTCCTCCCAGGACCTCAGCCGTCAGTGTCAGACGTCCCAATTTCAGATCCATTCTCATCCCCTCACCGCAAAGAGGCACAGTTACTTCGGTCAGACACTACTCATGACTTATGAGAACGACAATTTGAAGCTCTGCAGTCATCAGGAATCTGTTCGGATCTTTGGTATCCATGGTGAGAATGGAGATACGACTGAAACTCTGGAGAAGAAAGCAGTCAAGGTGTTTTCAGACGCAGGTGCAGATATCAAGCCAGAGGACATGACATTTAAGATCTGGTAAGTGATAGACGTCAGGCCCACACCCCATCCTGGTGCGCTTTGTTCCTTGTAAGAAGCACCAGGAggttatgaagaagaaaaagtctctGAAAGACAAGCAGATTACAAGAAAAATCTTCATCAACGATGACCTGACCCTGCTCCACGCCAAGCTGTTGGTCATGGTGAGGAAGCTGGACTGTGTGGACAGGGCGTGGACTGTGGAGGACAGGACTCACTGCACCAAGAAGCAACAGGCTGCCTCTCCCAGTGCCAGGACTGCTCCCTTCGTCATTGAGAGTCCTGACGATTTGTTGAAGTTGGGCGTCAGTGAGGAGAACTTTGAATAGTTGTGACTCTCTCACCTTGTGGTGGCTGACTAGGATACCCCCAGGTGTAGATGTGCTACTGCTGTGTAAACAAGTGATACTTTCTCTGTCAGAGCAGTCACTCCAGGTATGAGTTGGAGCAAACTTTACAATGCAAAAAAGTTACTGCATGTTTGTGGCAAAAACCGTTGACAATTCTGACACTGATATCATGCCAAAAACGTTGATGATGACCAGAACAAGATATGAAATTATCAAAAGAAACATTAGTCACATATATGATGATGGAAAACTGATAGTCATAGCAATAACAGccatcagtctgtcagttcttATGTTAACAGTGTTTATTTTATCATCGAACGTGTTTCTGTAAGCAACGTTTAATTCTGAAATTCTGTGTTCTCTGTACGCAGCAATATATCTGGATACAGTTGATctgaatgcaaaagaaaaaaaatgttaatgagtGGAAGCATGAGTCAAATGGTAACTATGCAGACATACATGTGATATATGTGACAAAGATAAATGTGCTGATGACAGGTCTAGTGTCTTGATCAGTTTTGCAACCATTGAATCTTGTGTTACGTCTGAAGTTGACAATGATAGTACAATATCTACCTTTTTACGTCACAGCCACAtgagaacaccacacacacttatctGTTGTGCACACACCCTCACAGCAGGAAATACATTTGCTGTGCATGACACATGAATGgtactgaaagaaacaaaagattgTGCACTTAATGTAATTGGTACGATCTTGGTGAAGAATGCCATTATGTATTTCAATGTTCTGTTTTCATAGATGACAGAAAACATTTGTTAAAACCATATTACAACAGAAACTCAAATGCTTTGAAGATCTCTCATTTGTCTACGACAAAAAATAAGACAACTTTGTTGAGCCTATCTGAATTCATAATGAAAAACATCATGCCAAATCACAGAAATGTTACTTCTTTACCTTTACACATGGCGGTAGGTAGTGTAAGTGCAGTTTGTAGACttacttgtgtaaagaaagtgagtctatgttttaaccaggtgttcagttgcctgtgtgtccgtggtaaactgtaacattgccattttccctggaaatactttgtgtgccaataccaaaattggcttaaacatagtatgaaaaaaaatcttcacagttataCCAATATCAGGttataagtctcccgaattaagcctatttccgaatcattaacggtttatttcgttgagatgtgttccgaaatcaaCAAAATTCTATACACCGCTTTCCACAGTGTTTGGCCAACTAGAGAATGTAGGTTGTGTtcaaagacgacatgacctcatgTTTCCAATTCACGATtacaaggaaagaaacacaaaaacacatcattCAATGACTGCAGAAAAACATTTTCCCGTTTGTTCGCAAACAGGTTGTACACATAGTGGAACAAAGTGTCACTATGGAAATGTTAGTGAAAGAAAGATAATATTACCTGAGGGAAAAGAGAAGAGGGGTGAACATGAATCACATCTCTCAATCTGAAAAGTATGACATAATGTGGCATAGTAATTATGATTTTATTTTGACAAACTTAATCAAACTTAATATCTTCAGTTGCATTTCAGTCAATTGTATCACTGGATACCTCCAATGATATGAAATGTTGGTGACCAACTGTTAAACATTATGCAATATATCTCAAGCTTTTTGTGGCTTCGATTTCCTGCCAAACAGTGCCCAGAATGTTTCCCTGTAGCGAGACCCCATTGAGTAGTACACAAAGAAGTTGAAGGTGGCATTGAAGAAGTTAAAGGTGTTCCCAAGCCACAGGGCTGTTAAATACAAGTTGTGATATCGACCTCCTGAGTTCATTTCAGGTATAAACAGCCGACTCAAGTGATTGACAGCGTCAGGAGAAAAGCAAATGATAAACAGAATGGAGTTACCAACAAGCATTTTCGTGAGAGCCACTTCACTTGCGGATATTGATGACGAAGTTCCCGCTCGCCATGTTACAACTTTACGCAGTTTTACAATCGTTAGTATCGTCGCTGTTATCACGACCACCAGCACTGTTCCAGGCAGACCAACGCCAAATGTGACAGTATCCAAAAGGTCGATGAAATGTTTGTGCATCAGGTAAAAATGTCCCTTGATGAATGTCGAAAACGATACTCCAGATTCCAGGTCATAAACACATCCCATACGATATCGGTAAACCACAACGAAATACAGACTGAACACAATCACGTGGACCAAGATAATGATAGCCGCCATTGTTCTTGTGCGTATCAAAGTTTGAAATTTGAGTGGGTTGTAAACACAAAGACATCTCTCCATGGCAATTATGGCAGACAGGATGggggaaatgaaactgaaacccagCAAAACAAGCAAATTGTTATTTGCTATGAACATCATGAAAGGACCATATTTTTCTCCTGTAGTAAATTGTGAATGCAGTTGCTCACCATGGTTCAAAATTGACATGATCAAGTATAACCCATCAGCTAAtgacaaaacaaagagacagaggttgaCGCGATCTTTGAGGCCTTGTTTGtagaacaccgccatgttgatgGCATTGGCTGGTACACCAATCAGAACTAACAACGCGAGTACATTGTCGTGGATCCGATAAGCAATGGTTCCAACTTCTGCACTGACAATATTATCAGGATTGTCCCAAGGTATGTATTCCATTTCACTGAATATTACTTTGATGCAATCATCTCTGTCTGACGTATTTCCCCAATCAGTTTCCAAGTCTTCAGACATATTGAGTTTAGTTGTGACAGAAGATATATTCAACATTTTTGAAGAAGGAGTTGAACTGTGTAAGCTTTCTGAAATTAACTGCACGTttggtgttcttcttttttcttttttctctttttttcacttttttactGACAACTCTCTATTGATCATGGATGAAATTAATCCTAGTAAGTTAATCAGCATTGTATCATGATTTGGTTTGTATTGTCGCATCTGAAACTCTGTTGAGCAATCGtacaagaagaaataaaatggaaaTTCTCATTCAAATGAAACCACGACAATAGGAGGATTTAGGTCATTGTACTCAAAgtaaataaagaacacacacacacacacacacacacacacacacacacacacacacacacacacacacacattgccatttCTTGGAATGAGAATCCTTGTGTGGACTCAAAGAGTAATCTCCACTTTCCGTGCAGAACAAcaactaaaatatatatatacatatatatctaactGACGTGTGCACAGATTCAGAAACATTTTTACATCGACATTCGCATCAGGATTTCTGCAACATACTATCCTTTTTATGACTACATGATTCATTTTTACGAGTTATCACACCTCACCGCCACCCATCTGTTGGATTGTTGAATCATAAGTTAGGTAGGTAATTGCCCTAAAGTTCTTGTTATCAGTGTTACTTGCCACTCATGTCCACTGCATACCCACTAATGCATCCACAACAACACTAAAGATAATAAAAGGACAGTGACTCACAGAATGCTGTGGATTTCTTTAGTATTTAAGGAGCCGGAGATGTACATGCTGTGAAATTGATACCACTTTGAAACTCTCGTAGAAAGATGGTGTATTGAGGCGTGGAATGCAGCtgacataactacaacggtctgAAATTCAGTTGTTAATTTATGGTTTCCTTCCCATCAGACGACTAGCCTCAAACTACATTTTGATCTAGATCATATCTCACACCTTGCTTTGTCAATCCACATCTGAAAGAGAGTATAACCATTCGTTCCTTCAGATGTAGAAACGTGAGTGAAACAAGGACACACGAAAGCCTTTGTAGAATATAAATTTGAGAATACGAACTCCAGATCAACAGGATGGGTATCAAACTGACCTTAGTAAAGGCTATGGGCGATGGTTTCAGAACAGAAATATAGCGTTCACAATACCAAGTGGAATTTGGTATTTTCTGAAAGAGTACGTTGTTGATGACCGTGAGTATACTGACAAACAAGAAAGCAGTACACCAACGTTCAGGTGGtatggatggggtggtggtataTTACAAGGAAGACCCTGTCCTCTTTGTGCATTCCTTTAGCCAGTTGTTGACAGTTTAAGGAAAACCTGCTAAACAAATAGGTCAGTCAATTTCAGTGAAAGTGTAGTTTCGTTGAGGACTGGCTACAAAAGTGTGTTACAGATCTCCACGAACATTAATAAATTTCATTATCTTCAAGACCACGTGTTAGAACACATTCAATGGGTGGGAAGATTATGTGAGGTCGTTTTCCCATTTTTGCAGTCATCACAGGATTATATCTCGGGGTGTCCAAAAAGGCCAGGAGTGTACAGATATTCTcacaatacacacagagaagaagacagcC includes:
- the LOC143298610 gene encoding uncharacterized protein LOC143298610, with the translated sequence MLNISSVTTKLNMSEDLETDWGNTSDRDDCIKVIFSEMEYIPWDNPDNIVSAEVGTIAYRIHDNVLALLVLIGVPANAINMAVFYKQGLKDRVNLCLFVLSLADGLYLIMSILNHGEQLHSQFTTGEKYGPFMMFIANNNLLVLLGFSFISPILSAIIAMERCLCVYNPLKFQTLIRTRTMAAIIILVHVIVFSLYFVVVYRYRMGCVYDLESGVSFSTFIKGHFYLMHKHFIDLLDTVTFGVGLPGTVLVVVITATILTIVKLRKVVTWRAGTSSSISASEVALTKMLVGNSILFIICFSPDAVNHLSRLFIPEMNSGGRYHNLYLTALWLGNTFNFFNATFNFFVYYSMGSRYRETFWALFGRKSKPQKA